The proteins below are encoded in one region of Belonocnema kinseyi isolate 2016_QV_RU_SX_M_011 chromosome 5, B_treatae_v1, whole genome shotgun sequence:
- the LOC117172986 gene encoding ATP synthase lipid-binding protein, mitochondrial, producing the protein MYCTRFIAPVARSTLVAGTKSYLRPLSSAALCQSQSLQENQRLVPSTVALSPIVRNFQTSTISRDIDSAAKFIGAGAATVGVAGSGAGIGSVFGSLIIGYARNPSLKQQLFSYAILGFALSEAMGLFCLMMAFLLLFAF; encoded by the exons ATGTACTGCACACGATTTATCGCACCAGTCGCCAGGTCCACC ttggtCGCTGGAACCAAGAGCTACCTTCGGCCACTGAGCAGTGCAGCACTCTGCCAAAGCCAGTCTCTCCAGGAAAACCAAAGGCTCGTTCCATCCACCGTCGCCTTG TCGCCAATCGTGCGCAATTTCCAAACCTCCACCATCAGTCGCGACATTGATTCTGCCGCCAAATTCATCGGCGCAGGTGCTGCCACCGTTGGTGTTGCAGGATcag GTGCTGGAATTGGATCGGTATTCGGTTCGTTGATCATCGGCTACGCGAGGAATCCATCCTTGAAACAACAGTTGTTCTCGTACGCCATTTTGGGCTTTGCCCTGTCCGAGGCCATGGGTCTTTTCTGTCTTATGATGGCCTTCTTGCTCCTTTTCGCCTTTTAA